Proteins from one Neodiprion fabricii isolate iyNeoFabr1 chromosome 5, iyNeoFabr1.1, whole genome shotgun sequence genomic window:
- the LOC124183995 gene encoding host cell factor 1 isoform X1 — MAAPMLKWKRITNPTGPQPRPRHGHRAVALKDLMVVFGGGNEGIVDELHVFNTATNQWFVPSTKGDIPPGCAAYGFVVDGTRILVFGGMVEYGKYSNELYELQASRWEWKRLKPKPPKQEQPPCPRLGHSFTLIGNRIFLFGGLANDSDDPKNNIPRYLNDLYTLELLGNGVTAWDVPQTHGNSPPPRESHTGVAYADRTTGKSCLVIYGGMSGCRLGDLWFLDIDTMTWNKPLVHGPTPLPRSLHTATLIGHRMYVFGGWVPLVVDDVKVATHEKEWKCTSTLACLNLETLTWEQLTVDSLEENVPRARAGHCAVAVHSRLYVWSGRDGYRKAWNNQVRVCCKDLWYLEVKKPPSPSRVQLVRASTQSLEVSWAATPSAQYYILQIQKYDMPPTTGTFPAAAAPVSAPTAAPVPVAAAVPAPATVSSPQIPPVVTPVPSTPPIVRQQAPSQTPVRIQTAVQQSPGQKTIQTPVMAKQGSPMTPRVTGNLIRIRSPLVTTVTPTTDQGASPGTTSASQSPTTAMSGIQALAAAAAATQKISMNNVQILPQPGNTIRMKNMQPGQQIRFAAPGATVLRTASPQQSKQIILQKPGQNITGQPQIVHLLKAGQGMVAAVPKVSLIQGKTVQTAGSKPLNQGPTILRLVNPNTVAGSKVLTTVKTSNLVAMSKGQSISGKQTIMITKPGGNGGLVGRTNQIIVVTTGSGLRAVQAVTTSQAGSGQPGNLSTPVNVLPLSATNHVTNQQGVKMIVVSSGAMGGGTAGKPITITVPGQGGVPKTVTIATKGNQQTLFNPTKNQIVAVPQMQKTPEAVTVSGKPVTLQMSSGIGTKTVTLMPSSSSIVTTAGTSEIIDTSKMIFVPSQKQPSASLASTSDGPATTDAALAALAAEAGLIDPVQESSGGLSFMVSADETGAVDGKGDSCNGNEAAVLASQLGSGEPLQVDNDGNFIIPQVDGPADDLMEDGEGGGEEEETAATENEPETNEPTDSHPENDSNEAEQHTDSVTADVKLRLQEAVPEDSSKDPQLGTETSKTPPTSAEPLSTELDETTNSENPEAQIKLEGTEESEENSEQQEQLPNESAETEANLPAEDINMKTEDISLPLDEKILESEGEADNSQDEQNSGKDISNEQHQLEAISMSVDQSDSDNVSQADSQPAVDDATSQDSQTSQDDIDRKKVDDEPESESLRLNLENPLSPENIKAKDEPMETESEFSVASKAPIPSPTTATPTILPKSEPQEPQDEPMNEDEDDAVSEPSPIATKPSTATNVTTNGIAPTVKRPVPVAILKNEPKDEKDATPTSGDSTALTTLATAALGSAGQAVKVKAEMLRFQTEEEKKDADWYDVEVIKGTTFTVQHYYLPGDEPLNTSQPLPADVFKGRTKIFLEPGTAYKFRVAAVNSCGQSGWSEVSAFKTCLPGFPGAPSAIKISKSAEGAQLSWEPPPSNLGPILEYSVYLAVRSASAVSNSAGEATTVATTPTQLAFIRVYCGPTNACSVPNSSLSAAHVDTTTKPAIIFRIAARNDKGYGPATQVRWLQDPTTAVKSNPQLKRPVADARPQANSPQKKFKTDTGTENFS; from the exons GACCTCATGGTCGTCTTCGGCGGTGGTAACGAGGGAATTGTTGACGAACTCCACGTATTCAATacag CAACAAACCAATGGTTTGTTCCATCGACAAAGGGAGATATACCTCCCGGTTGTGCTGCCTATGGGTTCGTAGTGGATGGGACCCGAATTTTGGTATTCGGTGGTATGGTAGAATATGGAAAGTATTCCAACGAATTATATGAGCTCCAGGCTAGTAGATGGGAGTGGAAGCGATTGAAACCAAAACCACCTAAACAGGAACAACCACCATGCCCGCGGCTGGGTCACAGCTTCACACTGATCGGCAACAGAATATTCTTATTTGGAGGATTGGCAAATGACAGTGATGATCCTAAGAATAATATTCCGAGATATTTGAATGACCTGTATACTCTGGAGTTACTTGGCAATGGTGTAACAGCATGGGATGTACCACAAACTCATGGAAACTCACCGCCGCCAAGAGAATCGCACACTGGTGTAGCTTACGCAGATCGCACAACTGGGAAATCATGTCTAGTTATATATGGGGGAATGAGCGGGTGCAGACTGGGGGATCTGTGGTTTTTAGACATAGACACAATGACTTGGAACAAGCCATTAGTCCACGGGCCGACGCCACTACCTCGTTCTCTGCATACTGCTACTTTGATCGGGCATCGAATGTATGTCTTTGGTGGTTGGGTACCACTGGTCGTTGACGACGTCAAGGTAGCAACCCACGAGAAGGAATGGAAATGCACAAGCACATTGGCATGCCTAAATTTAG AAACATTAACGTGGGAACAATTGACCGTTGATTCACTGGAAGAAAATGTGCCGAGAGCCAGAGCGGGCCATTGTGCTGTCGCGGTCCATAGTCGTCTATACGTTTGGTCGGGTAGAGACGGATATCGCAAAGCTTGGAACAACCAGGTTAGG GTATGCTGTAAAGATTTGTGGTACTTGGAAGTTAAGAAACCACCATCTCCGTCCAGAGTGCAATTGGTTCGAGCTTCGACTCAGTCCCTAGAAGTTAGTTGGGCCGCCACACCTTCTGCTCAATACTACATCTTGCAAATACAGAAATATGATATGCCACCAACAACGGGTACTTTCCCAGCAGCTGCGGCTCCTGTTAGCGCGCCTACAGCTGCTCCTGTTCCGGTTGCGGCAGCCGTTCCGGCGCCTGCTACTGTATCATCTCCACAGATACCGCCAGTGGTCACGCCAGTTCCTTCCACCCCACCAATCGTCCGGCAGCAAGCACCATCCCAGACACCTGTACGAATTCAAACGGCTGTGCAACAAAGTCCGGGGCAAAAGACAATCCAAACACCAGTTATGGCAAAACAAGGAAGTCCAATGACTCCAAGAGTCACTGGGAATCTTATCCGCATTCGTTCACCGCTTGTTACAACTGTAACTCCCACAACGGATCAGGGTGCCTCACCTGGCACAACTTCTGCCAGTCAATCTCCGACCACCGCAATGTCCGGCATACAAGCTTTAGCTGCTGCAGCTGCCGCAACACAAAAGATCAGCATGAACAATGTGCAAATACTTCCACAACCTGGCAACACCATTAGAATGAAAAACATGCAGCCTGGTCAGCAAATACGATTTGCTGCACCAGGAGCAACGGTATTAAGGACTGCCTCACCACAGCAGAGCAAACAGATAATCCTCCAAAAACCGGGACAAAACATAACTGGGCAGCCACAAATTGTTCACCTCCTCAAAGCCGGACAGGGAATGGTCGCGGCAGTACCAAAAGTTAGTTTAATTCAAGGAAAAACCGTGCAAACGGCAGGATCAAAGCCTCTTAATCAGGGACCAACAATTCTTAGATTGGTTAATCCCAACACTGTGGCTGGCTCGAAGGTTCTCACGACAGTAAAAACTTCGAATTTAGTTGCAATGAGCAAAGGACAAAGTATTTCCGGAAAACAGACTATCATGATTACAAAACCTGGCGGGAATGGCGGGCTGGTTGGCAGAACCAATCAGATTATTGTCGTCACCACTGGCTCAGGTCTGAGAGCTGTTCAGGCTGTTACAACCTCTCAGGCCGGCTCTGGCCAACCTGGAAACCTAAGCACACCAGTTAACGTACTTCCTTTATCAGCGACAAATCATGTAACCAATCAGCAAGGTGTTAAAATGATTGTTGTATCATCTGGTGCCATGGGTGGTGGGACTGCTGGGAAGCCTATCACCATAACGGTACCTGGCCAAGGGGGAGTACCAAAGACTGTTACAATTGCTACAAAGGGAAATCAACAGACACTCTTCAATccaacgaaaaatcaaattgtcGCAGTTCCACAAATGCAAAAAACACCA GAGGCTGTTACCGTTTCTGGTAAACCTGTAACGTTGCAAATGTCCAGCGGCATTGGTACCAAAACTGTCACTCTGATGCCTAGCAGCAGCTCGATTGTGACCACTGCTGGAACATCAGAAATCATCGATACGAgcaaaatgatttttgtacCCTCACAAAAACAACCATCAGCCTCGCtgg CTTCAACATCTGATGGTCCAGCAACGACTGATGCTGCGCTAGCAGCTCTAGCCGCAGAGGCTGGATTGATTGATCCTGTTCAAGAATCCTCTGGAGGTTTATCGTTCATGGTATCTGCAGATGAGACTGGAGCGGTAGATGGCAAGGGGGACAGTTGTAACGGGAATGAAGCAGCTGTTTTAGCGTCACAACTTGGGTCTGGGGAGCCACTACAAGTTGACAACGATGGGAACTTTATTATCCCCCAAGTTGATGGTCCTGCTGATGATTTAATGGAAGATGGAGAGGggggaggagaagaagaagaaacagcAGCAACAGAAAATGAACCTGAAACGAATGAGCCCACCGATTCACACCCCGAAAATGATTCCAATGAAGCTGAACAGCATACGGATTCTGTTACAGCCGACGTAAAGCTACGGCTTCAAGAAGCTGTACCTGAAGATAGTAGTAAGGATCCACAACTGGGCACTGAAACTTCAAAGACTCCACCAACTTCTGCAGAACCTCTTTCAACAGAACTGGATGAAACAACGAATTCAGAAAATCCGGAAGCTCAGATAAAACTTGAGGGAACTGAGGAGTCTGAGGAGAATAGTGAACAACAGGAACAGTTACCAAACGAAAGTGCAGAAACTGAGGCTAACCTACCAGCTGAggatataaatatgaaaacagaAGACATAAGCCTGCctttagatgaaaaaattcttgaatcaGAAGGGGAAGCAGACAATTCTCAAGACGAACAAAATTCTGGAAAAGACATTAGCAATGAACAACATCAGCTTGAAGCTATCAGTATGTCGGTAGATCAGTCGGATTCAGACAATGTTTCGCAAGCAGATTCACAGCCTGCTGTAGATGACGCAACATCTCAGGATTCGCAGACATCCCAGGATGACattgatcggaaaaaagtGGATGACGAACCTGAAAGTGAATCACTTAGATTAAATTTGGAGAATCCTTTATCACCAGAAAATATCAAGGCAAAGGATGAGCCAATGGAAACTGAATCGGAATTTTCAGTGGCATCCAAGGCTCCTATTCCTTCCCCAACGACTGCCACTCCCAcaattttaccaaaatcggAGCCACAAGAGCCACAGGACGAACCAATGAATGAAGACGAAGATGATGCAGTGTCTGAGCCTTCGCCAATTGCTACAAAACCATCTACCGCCACAAATGTTACAACAAATGGCATTGCCCCAACTGTTAAGAGGCCAGTACCAGtggcaattttgaaaaatgaacccAAAGATGAAAAGGATGCTACACCTACAAGTGGTGACTCGACTGCTCTTACTACTTTGGCTACTGCAGCGTTAGGCTCTGCTGGACAAGCAGTCAAAGTCAAAGCTGAAATG TTACGTTTCCAGactgaagaagaaaagaaggatGCCGACTGGTATGATGTCGAAGTGATAAAGGGAACAACTTTTACAGTCCAGCATTACTATTTGCCTGGGGATGAGCCCCTAAATACATCCCAACCCCTGCCAGCGGATGTATTTAAAGGACGTACAAAAATCTTCCTTGAACCTGGCACCGCATACAAGTTTAGAGTTGCTGCTGTGAATAGCTGTGGTCAAAGTGGTTGGAGTGAG GTGTCCGCATTCAAGACTTGTCTGCCTGGTTTTCCGGGTGCGCCTAGCGccataaaaatatcaaagtctGCGGAAGGAGCTCAGCTATCTTGGGAACCACCGCCAAGTAACTTGGGGCCGATACTCGAGTACTCAGTTTACTTGGCAGTGAGAAGTGCCAGTGCTGTTTCAAACAGCGCTGGAGAAGCCACCACTGTTGCTACAACACCTACACAGCTTGCATTCATCAGAGTCTATTGCGGCCCTACTAATGCCTGTTCCGTACCTAACAGTTCGCTGAGTGCTGCTCACGTCGATACGACGACTAAACCAGCGATTATATTTAGAATAGCTGCGCGCAATGATAAGGGGTATGGACCAGCGACGCAAGTCAGGTGGCTGCAAG ATCCAACCACTGCAGTTAAGAGTAATCCTCAACTTAAAAGGCCAGTCGCAGACGCACGTCCTCAAGCTAATTCTCCTCAGAAGAAATTCAAGACGGATACCGGAACCGAGAATTTCTCGTGA
- the LOC124183995 gene encoding host cell factor 1 isoform X3 — protein sequence MAAPMLKWKRITNPTGPQPRPRHGHRAVALKDLMVVFGGGNEGIVDELHVFNTATNQWFVPSTKGDIPPGCAAYGFVVDGTRILVFGGMVEYGKYSNELYELQASRWEWKRLKPKPPKQEQPPCPRLGHSFTLIGNRIFLFGGLANDSDDPKNNIPRYLNDLYTLELLGNGVTAWDVPQTHGNSPPPRESHTGVAYADRTTGKSCLVIYGGMSGCRLGDLWFLDIDTMTWNKPLVHGPTPLPRSLHTATLIGHRMYVFGGWVPLVVDDVKVATHEKEWKCTSTLACLNLETLTWEQLTVDSLEENVPRARAGHCAVAVHSRLYVWSGRDGYRKAWNNQVRVCCKDLWYLEVKKPPSPSRVQLVRASTQSLEVSWAATPSAQYYILQIQKYDMPPTTGTFPAAAAPVSAPTAAPVPVAAAVPAPATVSSPQIPPVVTPVPSTPPIVRQQAPSQTPVRIQTAVQQSPGQKTIQTPVMAKQGSPMTPRVTGNLIRIRSPLVTTVTPTTDQGASPGTTSASQSPTTAMSGIQALAAAAAATQKISMNNVQILPQPGNTIRMKNMQPGQQIRFAAPGATVLRTASPQQSKQIILQKPGQNITGQPQIVHLLKAGQGMVAAVPKVSLIQGKTVQTAGSKPLNQGPTILRLVNPNTVAGSKVLTTVKTSNLVAMSKGQSISGKQTIMITKPGGNGGLVGRTNQIIVVTTGSGLRAVQAVTTSQAGSGQPGNLSTPVNVLPLSATNHVTNQQGVKMIVVSSGAMGGGTAGKPITITVPGQGGVPKTVTIATKGNQQTLFNPTKNQIVAVPQMQKTPEAVTVSGKPVTLQMSSGIGTKTVTLMPSSSSIVTTAGTSEIIDTSKMIFVPSQKQPSASLASTSDGPATTDAALAALAAEAGLIDPVQESSGGLSFMVSADETGAVDGKGDSCNGNEAAVLASQLGSGEPLQVDNDGNFIIPQVDGPADDLMEDGEGGGEEEETAATENEPETNEPTDSHPENDSNEAEQHTDSVTADVKLRLQEAVPEDSSKDPQLGTETSKTPPTSAEPLSTELDETTNSENPEAQIKLEGTEESEENSEQQEQLPNESAETEANLPAEDINMKTEDISLPLDEKILESEGEADNSQDEQNSGKDISNEQHQLEAISMSVDQSDSDNVSQADSQPAVDDATSQDSQTSQDDIDRKKVDDEPESESLRLNLENPLSPENIKAKDEPMETESEFSVASKAPIPSPTTATPTILPKSEPQEPQDEPMNEDEDDAVSEPSPIATKPSTATNVTTNGIAPTVKRPVPVAILKNEPKDEKDATPTSGDSTALTTLATAALGSAGQAVKVKAEMTEEEKKDADWYDVEVIKGTTFTVQHYYLPGDEPLNTSQPLPADVFKGRTKIFLEPGTAYKFRVAAVNSCGQSGWSEVSAFKTCLPGFPGAPSAIKISKSAEGAQLSWEPPPSNLGPILEYSVYLAVRSASAVSNSAGEATTVATTPTQLAFIRVYCGPTNACSVPNSSLSAAHVDTTTKPAIIFRIAARNDKGYGPATQVRWLQDPTTAVKSNPQLKRPVADARPQANSPQKKFKTDTGTENFS from the exons GACCTCATGGTCGTCTTCGGCGGTGGTAACGAGGGAATTGTTGACGAACTCCACGTATTCAATacag CAACAAACCAATGGTTTGTTCCATCGACAAAGGGAGATATACCTCCCGGTTGTGCTGCCTATGGGTTCGTAGTGGATGGGACCCGAATTTTGGTATTCGGTGGTATGGTAGAATATGGAAAGTATTCCAACGAATTATATGAGCTCCAGGCTAGTAGATGGGAGTGGAAGCGATTGAAACCAAAACCACCTAAACAGGAACAACCACCATGCCCGCGGCTGGGTCACAGCTTCACACTGATCGGCAACAGAATATTCTTATTTGGAGGATTGGCAAATGACAGTGATGATCCTAAGAATAATATTCCGAGATATTTGAATGACCTGTATACTCTGGAGTTACTTGGCAATGGTGTAACAGCATGGGATGTACCACAAACTCATGGAAACTCACCGCCGCCAAGAGAATCGCACACTGGTGTAGCTTACGCAGATCGCACAACTGGGAAATCATGTCTAGTTATATATGGGGGAATGAGCGGGTGCAGACTGGGGGATCTGTGGTTTTTAGACATAGACACAATGACTTGGAACAAGCCATTAGTCCACGGGCCGACGCCACTACCTCGTTCTCTGCATACTGCTACTTTGATCGGGCATCGAATGTATGTCTTTGGTGGTTGGGTACCACTGGTCGTTGACGACGTCAAGGTAGCAACCCACGAGAAGGAATGGAAATGCACAAGCACATTGGCATGCCTAAATTTAG AAACATTAACGTGGGAACAATTGACCGTTGATTCACTGGAAGAAAATGTGCCGAGAGCCAGAGCGGGCCATTGTGCTGTCGCGGTCCATAGTCGTCTATACGTTTGGTCGGGTAGAGACGGATATCGCAAAGCTTGGAACAACCAGGTTAGG GTATGCTGTAAAGATTTGTGGTACTTGGAAGTTAAGAAACCACCATCTCCGTCCAGAGTGCAATTGGTTCGAGCTTCGACTCAGTCCCTAGAAGTTAGTTGGGCCGCCACACCTTCTGCTCAATACTACATCTTGCAAATACAGAAATATGATATGCCACCAACAACGGGTACTTTCCCAGCAGCTGCGGCTCCTGTTAGCGCGCCTACAGCTGCTCCTGTTCCGGTTGCGGCAGCCGTTCCGGCGCCTGCTACTGTATCATCTCCACAGATACCGCCAGTGGTCACGCCAGTTCCTTCCACCCCACCAATCGTCCGGCAGCAAGCACCATCCCAGACACCTGTACGAATTCAAACGGCTGTGCAACAAAGTCCGGGGCAAAAGACAATCCAAACACCAGTTATGGCAAAACAAGGAAGTCCAATGACTCCAAGAGTCACTGGGAATCTTATCCGCATTCGTTCACCGCTTGTTACAACTGTAACTCCCACAACGGATCAGGGTGCCTCACCTGGCACAACTTCTGCCAGTCAATCTCCGACCACCGCAATGTCCGGCATACAAGCTTTAGCTGCTGCAGCTGCCGCAACACAAAAGATCAGCATGAACAATGTGCAAATACTTCCACAACCTGGCAACACCATTAGAATGAAAAACATGCAGCCTGGTCAGCAAATACGATTTGCTGCACCAGGAGCAACGGTATTAAGGACTGCCTCACCACAGCAGAGCAAACAGATAATCCTCCAAAAACCGGGACAAAACATAACTGGGCAGCCACAAATTGTTCACCTCCTCAAAGCCGGACAGGGAATGGTCGCGGCAGTACCAAAAGTTAGTTTAATTCAAGGAAAAACCGTGCAAACGGCAGGATCAAAGCCTCTTAATCAGGGACCAACAATTCTTAGATTGGTTAATCCCAACACTGTGGCTGGCTCGAAGGTTCTCACGACAGTAAAAACTTCGAATTTAGTTGCAATGAGCAAAGGACAAAGTATTTCCGGAAAACAGACTATCATGATTACAAAACCTGGCGGGAATGGCGGGCTGGTTGGCAGAACCAATCAGATTATTGTCGTCACCACTGGCTCAGGTCTGAGAGCTGTTCAGGCTGTTACAACCTCTCAGGCCGGCTCTGGCCAACCTGGAAACCTAAGCACACCAGTTAACGTACTTCCTTTATCAGCGACAAATCATGTAACCAATCAGCAAGGTGTTAAAATGATTGTTGTATCATCTGGTGCCATGGGTGGTGGGACTGCTGGGAAGCCTATCACCATAACGGTACCTGGCCAAGGGGGAGTACCAAAGACTGTTACAATTGCTACAAAGGGAAATCAACAGACACTCTTCAATccaacgaaaaatcaaattgtcGCAGTTCCACAAATGCAAAAAACACCA GAGGCTGTTACCGTTTCTGGTAAACCTGTAACGTTGCAAATGTCCAGCGGCATTGGTACCAAAACTGTCACTCTGATGCCTAGCAGCAGCTCGATTGTGACCACTGCTGGAACATCAGAAATCATCGATACGAgcaaaatgatttttgtacCCTCACAAAAACAACCATCAGCCTCGCtgg CTTCAACATCTGATGGTCCAGCAACGACTGATGCTGCGCTAGCAGCTCTAGCCGCAGAGGCTGGATTGATTGATCCTGTTCAAGAATCCTCTGGAGGTTTATCGTTCATGGTATCTGCAGATGAGACTGGAGCGGTAGATGGCAAGGGGGACAGTTGTAACGGGAATGAAGCAGCTGTTTTAGCGTCACAACTTGGGTCTGGGGAGCCACTACAAGTTGACAACGATGGGAACTTTATTATCCCCCAAGTTGATGGTCCTGCTGATGATTTAATGGAAGATGGAGAGGggggaggagaagaagaagaaacagcAGCAACAGAAAATGAACCTGAAACGAATGAGCCCACCGATTCACACCCCGAAAATGATTCCAATGAAGCTGAACAGCATACGGATTCTGTTACAGCCGACGTAAAGCTACGGCTTCAAGAAGCTGTACCTGAAGATAGTAGTAAGGATCCACAACTGGGCACTGAAACTTCAAAGACTCCACCAACTTCTGCAGAACCTCTTTCAACAGAACTGGATGAAACAACGAATTCAGAAAATCCGGAAGCTCAGATAAAACTTGAGGGAACTGAGGAGTCTGAGGAGAATAGTGAACAACAGGAACAGTTACCAAACGAAAGTGCAGAAACTGAGGCTAACCTACCAGCTGAggatataaatatgaaaacagaAGACATAAGCCTGCctttagatgaaaaaattcttgaatcaGAAGGGGAAGCAGACAATTCTCAAGACGAACAAAATTCTGGAAAAGACATTAGCAATGAACAACATCAGCTTGAAGCTATCAGTATGTCGGTAGATCAGTCGGATTCAGACAATGTTTCGCAAGCAGATTCACAGCCTGCTGTAGATGACGCAACATCTCAGGATTCGCAGACATCCCAGGATGACattgatcggaaaaaagtGGATGACGAACCTGAAAGTGAATCACTTAGATTAAATTTGGAGAATCCTTTATCACCAGAAAATATCAAGGCAAAGGATGAGCCAATGGAAACTGAATCGGAATTTTCAGTGGCATCCAAGGCTCCTATTCCTTCCCCAACGACTGCCACTCCCAcaattttaccaaaatcggAGCCACAAGAGCCACAGGACGAACCAATGAATGAAGACGAAGATGATGCAGTGTCTGAGCCTTCGCCAATTGCTACAAAACCATCTACCGCCACAAATGTTACAACAAATGGCATTGCCCCAACTGTTAAGAGGCCAGTACCAGtggcaattttgaaaaatgaacccAAAGATGAAAAGGATGCTACACCTACAAGTGGTGACTCGACTGCTCTTACTACTTTGGCTACTGCAGCGTTAGGCTCTGCTGGACAAGCAGTCAAAGTCAAAGCTGAAATG actgaagaagaaaagaaggatGCCGACTGGTATGATGTCGAAGTGATAAAGGGAACAACTTTTACAGTCCAGCATTACTATTTGCCTGGGGATGAGCCCCTAAATACATCCCAACCCCTGCCAGCGGATGTATTTAAAGGACGTACAAAAATCTTCCTTGAACCTGGCACCGCATACAAGTTTAGAGTTGCTGCTGTGAATAGCTGTGGTCAAAGTGGTTGGAGTGAG GTGTCCGCATTCAAGACTTGTCTGCCTGGTTTTCCGGGTGCGCCTAGCGccataaaaatatcaaagtctGCGGAAGGAGCTCAGCTATCTTGGGAACCACCGCCAAGTAACTTGGGGCCGATACTCGAGTACTCAGTTTACTTGGCAGTGAGAAGTGCCAGTGCTGTTTCAAACAGCGCTGGAGAAGCCACCACTGTTGCTACAACACCTACACAGCTTGCATTCATCAGAGTCTATTGCGGCCCTACTAATGCCTGTTCCGTACCTAACAGTTCGCTGAGTGCTGCTCACGTCGATACGACGACTAAACCAGCGATTATATTTAGAATAGCTGCGCGCAATGATAAGGGGTATGGACCAGCGACGCAAGTCAGGTGGCTGCAAG ATCCAACCACTGCAGTTAAGAGTAATCCTCAACTTAAAAGGCCAGTCGCAGACGCACGTCCTCAAGCTAATTCTCCTCAGAAGAAATTCAAGACGGATACCGGAACCGAGAATTTCTCGTGA